One Rhinolophus sinicus isolate RSC01 linkage group LG06, ASM3656204v1, whole genome shotgun sequence DNA window includes the following coding sequences:
- the RIC3 gene encoding protein RIC-3 isoform X3 — MAYSTVQRLALASGLVLAVSLLLPKTFLSRGKRQEPPPAPEGKLGRFPPMMRHHQAPADGQAPGARFQRSHLAEAFAKAKGSGGGPGGGGSSGRGLMGQIIPIYGFGIFLYILYILFKLSKGKTAEDRKCSTITPGNTHRKITNFELIQLQEKLKETEEAMEKLINRVGPNGESRAQTVTSDQEKQLLHQLREITRVMKEGQFIDRSTPEKEAEEAPYMEDWEDCIKRRQETILVDYPDPKEPSAEEIAERMGVLEEEESDHLGWEMPTDPRAQEDNSVTSRDPEPGTCSCCLHEEEDPAVLAENAGFSADSYREQEETTKVWPQDFRDEGQGTSTDKADTNDTLRRRNLQGLE, encoded by the exons ATGGCGTACTCTACGGTGCAGAGGTTGGCCCTGGCCTCGGGACTTGTCCTGGCTGTGTCACTGCTGCTGCCCAAGACCTTCCTGTCCCGTGGGAAGCGACAGGAGCCGCCCCCGGCGCCCGAAG gcAAGTTGGGTCGATTTCCACCTATGATGCGTCATCACCAGGCACCCGCAGACGGCCAGGCCCCTGGGGCTCGTTTCCAGAGGTCTCACCTTGCAGAGGCCTTTGCAAAGGCCAAAGGATCAGGCGGAGGCCCCGGAGGAGGAGGAAGTAGTGGGAGAGGCCTGATGGGGCAGATTATTCCAATCTAtggttttgggatttttttgtaCATACTCTACATTCTATTTAAG CTTTCAAAGGGAAAAACTGCAGAGGATCGGAAATGCTCTACCATTACCCCTGGAAACACCCACAGGAAAATTA CCAATTTTGAGCTTATTCAATTgcaagaaaaactgaaggagaCAGAAGAAGCCATGGAAAAATTAATCAACAGAGTGGGACCTAATGGTGAAAG CAGAGCACAGACTGTGACTTCTGACCAAGAAAAACAGTTGCTGCATCAGCTCCGAGAAATCACCAGAGTCATGAAAGAAGGACAATTCATTGACAGATCCACTCCAGAGAAAGAAGCTGAGGAGGCCCCTTACATGGAGGACTGGGAAG ATTGCATCAAGCGTAGGCAAGAAACAATCCTGGTGGATTACCCGGACCCAAAAGAGCCCTCTGCTGAAGAAATAGCTGAAAGAATGGGAGTGCTAGAAGAAGAAGAATCTGACCATTTAGGTTGGGAAATGCCCACTGACCCCAGAGCCCAGGAAGATAATTCTGTTACCTCACGTGACCCAGAGCCAGGAACATGTTCCTGCTGTCTTCATGAAGAAGAGGATCCCGCTGTCTTGGCAGAGAATGCTGGATTCAGTGCCGACAGTTACAGGGAGCAGGAGGAAACCACCAAAGTGTGGCCCCAGGACTTCAGAGATGAGGGGCAGGGCACCAGCACTGACAAAGCAGATACAAATGACACACTGAGGAGGCGGAACCTGCAGGGCTTAGAGTGA
- the RIC3 gene encoding protein RIC-3 isoform X4 has translation MAYSTVQRLALASGLVLAVSLLLPKTFLSRGKRQEPPPAPEGKLGRFPPMMRHHQAPADGQAPGARFQRSHLAEAFAKAKGSGGGPGGGGSSGRGLMGQIIPIYGFGIFLYILYILFKLSKGKTAEDRKCSTITPGNTHRKITNFELIQLQEKLKETEEAMEKLINRVGPNGERAQTVTSDQEKQLLHQLREITRVMKEGQFIDRSTPEKEAEEAPYMEDWEDCIKRRQETILVDYPDPKEPSAEEIAERMGVLEEEESDHLGWEMPTDPRAQEDNSVTSRDPEPGTCSCCLHEEEDPAVLAENAGFSADSYREQEETTKVWPQDFRDEGQGTSTDKADTNDTLRRRNLQGLE, from the exons ATGGCGTACTCTACGGTGCAGAGGTTGGCCCTGGCCTCGGGACTTGTCCTGGCTGTGTCACTGCTGCTGCCCAAGACCTTCCTGTCCCGTGGGAAGCGACAGGAGCCGCCCCCGGCGCCCGAAG gcAAGTTGGGTCGATTTCCACCTATGATGCGTCATCACCAGGCACCCGCAGACGGCCAGGCCCCTGGGGCTCGTTTCCAGAGGTCTCACCTTGCAGAGGCCTTTGCAAAGGCCAAAGGATCAGGCGGAGGCCCCGGAGGAGGAGGAAGTAGTGGGAGAGGCCTGATGGGGCAGATTATTCCAATCTAtggttttgggatttttttgtaCATACTCTACATTCTATTTAAG CTTTCAAAGGGAAAAACTGCAGAGGATCGGAAATGCTCTACCATTACCCCTGGAAACACCCACAGGAAAATTA CCAATTTTGAGCTTATTCAATTgcaagaaaaactgaaggagaCAGAAGAAGCCATGGAAAAATTAATCAACAGAGTGGGACCTAATGGTGAAAG AGCACAGACTGTGACTTCTGACCAAGAAAAACAGTTGCTGCATCAGCTCCGAGAAATCACCAGAGTCATGAAAGAAGGACAATTCATTGACAGATCCACTCCAGAGAAAGAAGCTGAGGAGGCCCCTTACATGGAGGACTGGGAAG ATTGCATCAAGCGTAGGCAAGAAACAATCCTGGTGGATTACCCGGACCCAAAAGAGCCCTCTGCTGAAGAAATAGCTGAAAGAATGGGAGTGCTAGAAGAAGAAGAATCTGACCATTTAGGTTGGGAAATGCCCACTGACCCCAGAGCCCAGGAAGATAATTCTGTTACCTCACGTGACCCAGAGCCAGGAACATGTTCCTGCTGTCTTCATGAAGAAGAGGATCCCGCTGTCTTGGCAGAGAATGCTGGATTCAGTGCCGACAGTTACAGGGAGCAGGAGGAAACCACCAAAGTGTGGCCCCAGGACTTCAGAGATGAGGGGCAGGGCACCAGCACTGACAAAGCAGATACAAATGACACACTGAGGAGGCGGAACCTGCAGGGCTTAGAGTGA
- the RIC3 gene encoding protein RIC-3 isoform X1, which translates to MAYSTVQRLALASGLVLAVSLLLPKTFLSRGKRQEPPPAPEGKLGRFPPMMRHHQAPADGQAPGARFQRSHLAEAFAKAKGSGGGPGGGGSSGRGLMGQIIPIYGFGIFLYILYILFKLSKGKTAEDRKCSTITPGNTHRKITNFELIQLQEKLKETEEAMEKLINRVGPNGESRAQTVTSDQEKQLLHQLREITRVMKEGQFIDRSTPEKEAEEAPYMEDWEGYPEETYPIYDLSDCIKRRQETILVDYPDPKEPSAEEIAERMGVLEEEESDHLGWEMPTDPRAQEDNSVTSRDPEPGTCSCCLHEEEDPAVLAENAGFSADSYREQEETTKVWPQDFRDEGQGTSTDKADTNDTLRRRNLQGLE; encoded by the exons ATGGCGTACTCTACGGTGCAGAGGTTGGCCCTGGCCTCGGGACTTGTCCTGGCTGTGTCACTGCTGCTGCCCAAGACCTTCCTGTCCCGTGGGAAGCGACAGGAGCCGCCCCCGGCGCCCGAAG gcAAGTTGGGTCGATTTCCACCTATGATGCGTCATCACCAGGCACCCGCAGACGGCCAGGCCCCTGGGGCTCGTTTCCAGAGGTCTCACCTTGCAGAGGCCTTTGCAAAGGCCAAAGGATCAGGCGGAGGCCCCGGAGGAGGAGGAAGTAGTGGGAGAGGCCTGATGGGGCAGATTATTCCAATCTAtggttttgggatttttttgtaCATACTCTACATTCTATTTAAG CTTTCAAAGGGAAAAACTGCAGAGGATCGGAAATGCTCTACCATTACCCCTGGAAACACCCACAGGAAAATTA CCAATTTTGAGCTTATTCAATTgcaagaaaaactgaaggagaCAGAAGAAGCCATGGAAAAATTAATCAACAGAGTGGGACCTAATGGTGAAAG CAGAGCACAGACTGTGACTTCTGACCAAGAAAAACAGTTGCTGCATCAGCTCCGAGAAATCACCAGAGTCATGAAAGAAGGACAATTCATTGACAGATCCACTCCAGAGAAAGAAGCTGAGGAGGCCCCTTACATGGAGGACTGGGAAG GTTACCCTGAAGAGACTTATCCAATTTATGACCTTTCAGATTGCATCAAGCGTAGGCAAGAAACAATCCTGGTGGATTACCCGGACCCAAAAGAGCCCTCTGCTGAAGAAATAGCTGAAAGAATGGGAGTGCTAGAAGAAGAAGAATCTGACCATTTAGGTTGGGAAATGCCCACTGACCCCAGAGCCCAGGAAGATAATTCTGTTACCTCACGTGACCCAGAGCCAGGAACATGTTCCTGCTGTCTTCATGAAGAAGAGGATCCCGCTGTCTTGGCAGAGAATGCTGGATTCAGTGCCGACAGTTACAGGGAGCAGGAGGAAACCACCAAAGTGTGGCCCCAGGACTTCAGAGATGAGGGGCAGGGCACCAGCACTGACAAAGCAGATACAAATGACACACTGAGGAGGCGGAACCTGCAGGGCTTAGAGTGA
- the RIC3 gene encoding protein RIC-3 isoform X2 yields MAYSTVQRLALASGLVLAVSLLLPKTFLSRGKRQEPPPAPEGKLGRFPPMMRHHQAPADGQAPGARFQRSHLAEAFAKAKGSGGGPGGGGSSGRGLMGQIIPIYGFGIFLYILYILFKLSKGKTAEDRKCSTITPGNTHRKITNFELIQLQEKLKETEEAMEKLINRVGPNGERAQTVTSDQEKQLLHQLREITRVMKEGQFIDRSTPEKEAEEAPYMEDWEGYPEETYPIYDLSDCIKRRQETILVDYPDPKEPSAEEIAERMGVLEEEESDHLGWEMPTDPRAQEDNSVTSRDPEPGTCSCCLHEEEDPAVLAENAGFSADSYREQEETTKVWPQDFRDEGQGTSTDKADTNDTLRRRNLQGLE; encoded by the exons ATGGCGTACTCTACGGTGCAGAGGTTGGCCCTGGCCTCGGGACTTGTCCTGGCTGTGTCACTGCTGCTGCCCAAGACCTTCCTGTCCCGTGGGAAGCGACAGGAGCCGCCCCCGGCGCCCGAAG gcAAGTTGGGTCGATTTCCACCTATGATGCGTCATCACCAGGCACCCGCAGACGGCCAGGCCCCTGGGGCTCGTTTCCAGAGGTCTCACCTTGCAGAGGCCTTTGCAAAGGCCAAAGGATCAGGCGGAGGCCCCGGAGGAGGAGGAAGTAGTGGGAGAGGCCTGATGGGGCAGATTATTCCAATCTAtggttttgggatttttttgtaCATACTCTACATTCTATTTAAG CTTTCAAAGGGAAAAACTGCAGAGGATCGGAAATGCTCTACCATTACCCCTGGAAACACCCACAGGAAAATTA CCAATTTTGAGCTTATTCAATTgcaagaaaaactgaaggagaCAGAAGAAGCCATGGAAAAATTAATCAACAGAGTGGGACCTAATGGTGAAAG AGCACAGACTGTGACTTCTGACCAAGAAAAACAGTTGCTGCATCAGCTCCGAGAAATCACCAGAGTCATGAAAGAAGGACAATTCATTGACAGATCCACTCCAGAGAAAGAAGCTGAGGAGGCCCCTTACATGGAGGACTGGGAAG GTTACCCTGAAGAGACTTATCCAATTTATGACCTTTCAGATTGCATCAAGCGTAGGCAAGAAACAATCCTGGTGGATTACCCGGACCCAAAAGAGCCCTCTGCTGAAGAAATAGCTGAAAGAATGGGAGTGCTAGAAGAAGAAGAATCTGACCATTTAGGTTGGGAAATGCCCACTGACCCCAGAGCCCAGGAAGATAATTCTGTTACCTCACGTGACCCAGAGCCAGGAACATGTTCCTGCTGTCTTCATGAAGAAGAGGATCCCGCTGTCTTGGCAGAGAATGCTGGATTCAGTGCCGACAGTTACAGGGAGCAGGAGGAAACCACCAAAGTGTGGCCCCAGGACTTCAGAGATGAGGGGCAGGGCACCAGCACTGACAAAGCAGATACAAATGACACACTGAGGAGGCGGAACCTGCAGGGCTTAGAGTGA
- the RIC3 gene encoding protein RIC-3 isoform X5, with translation MMRHHQAPADGQAPGARFQRSHLAEAFAKAKGSGGGPGGGGSSGRGLMGQIIPIYGFGIFLYILYILFKLSKGKTAEDRKCSTITPGNTHRKITNFELIQLQEKLKETEEAMEKLINRVGPNGESRAQTVTSDQEKQLLHQLREITRVMKEGQFIDRSTPEKEAEEAPYMEDWEGYPEETYPIYDLSDCIKRRQETILVDYPDPKEPSAEEIAERMGVLEEEESDHLGWEMPTDPRAQEDNSVTSRDPEPGTCSCCLHEEEDPAVLAENAGFSADSYREQEETTKVWPQDFRDEGQGTSTDKADTNDTLRRRNLQGLE, from the exons ATGATGCGTCATCACCAGGCACCCGCAGACGGCCAGGCCCCTGGGGCTCGTTTCCAGAGGTCTCACCTTGCAGAGGCCTTTGCAAAGGCCAAAGGATCAGGCGGAGGCCCCGGAGGAGGAGGAAGTAGTGGGAGAGGCCTGATGGGGCAGATTATTCCAATCTAtggttttgggatttttttgtaCATACTCTACATTCTATTTAAG CTTTCAAAGGGAAAAACTGCAGAGGATCGGAAATGCTCTACCATTACCCCTGGAAACACCCACAGGAAAATTA CCAATTTTGAGCTTATTCAATTgcaagaaaaactgaaggagaCAGAAGAAGCCATGGAAAAATTAATCAACAGAGTGGGACCTAATGGTGAAAG CAGAGCACAGACTGTGACTTCTGACCAAGAAAAACAGTTGCTGCATCAGCTCCGAGAAATCACCAGAGTCATGAAAGAAGGACAATTCATTGACAGATCCACTCCAGAGAAAGAAGCTGAGGAGGCCCCTTACATGGAGGACTGGGAAG GTTACCCTGAAGAGACTTATCCAATTTATGACCTTTCAGATTGCATCAAGCGTAGGCAAGAAACAATCCTGGTGGATTACCCGGACCCAAAAGAGCCCTCTGCTGAAGAAATAGCTGAAAGAATGGGAGTGCTAGAAGAAGAAGAATCTGACCATTTAGGTTGGGAAATGCCCACTGACCCCAGAGCCCAGGAAGATAATTCTGTTACCTCACGTGACCCAGAGCCAGGAACATGTTCCTGCTGTCTTCATGAAGAAGAGGATCCCGCTGTCTTGGCAGAGAATGCTGGATTCAGTGCCGACAGTTACAGGGAGCAGGAGGAAACCACCAAAGTGTGGCCCCAGGACTTCAGAGATGAGGGGCAGGGCACCAGCACTGACAAAGCAGATACAAATGACACACTGAGGAGGCGGAACCTGCAGGGCTTAGAGTGA
- the RIC3 gene encoding protein RIC-3 isoform X6: MCCTSFNSQLSKGKTAEDRKCSTITPGNTHRKITNFELIQLQEKLKETEEAMEKLINRVGPNGESRAQTVTSDQEKQLLHQLREITRVMKEGQFIDRSTPEKEAEEAPYMEDWEGYPEETYPIYDLSDCIKRRQETILVDYPDPKEPSAEEIAERMGVLEEEESDHLGWEMPTDPRAQEDNSVTSRDPEPGTCSCCLHEEEDPAVLAENAGFSADSYREQEETTKVWPQDFRDEGQGTSTDKADTNDTLRRRNLQGLE, from the exons ATGTGCTGTACCTCCTTCAATTCTCAGCTTTCAAAGGGAAAAACTGCAGAGGATCGGAAATGCTCTACCATTACCCCTGGAAACACCCACAGGAAAATTA CCAATTTTGAGCTTATTCAATTgcaagaaaaactgaaggagaCAGAAGAAGCCATGGAAAAATTAATCAACAGAGTGGGACCTAATGGTGAAAG CAGAGCACAGACTGTGACTTCTGACCAAGAAAAACAGTTGCTGCATCAGCTCCGAGAAATCACCAGAGTCATGAAAGAAGGACAATTCATTGACAGATCCACTCCAGAGAAAGAAGCTGAGGAGGCCCCTTACATGGAGGACTGGGAAG GTTACCCTGAAGAGACTTATCCAATTTATGACCTTTCAGATTGCATCAAGCGTAGGCAAGAAACAATCCTGGTGGATTACCCGGACCCAAAAGAGCCCTCTGCTGAAGAAATAGCTGAAAGAATGGGAGTGCTAGAAGAAGAAGAATCTGACCATTTAGGTTGGGAAATGCCCACTGACCCCAGAGCCCAGGAAGATAATTCTGTTACCTCACGTGACCCAGAGCCAGGAACATGTTCCTGCTGTCTTCATGAAGAAGAGGATCCCGCTGTCTTGGCAGAGAATGCTGGATTCAGTGCCGACAGTTACAGGGAGCAGGAGGAAACCACCAAAGTGTGGCCCCAGGACTTCAGAGATGAGGGGCAGGGCACCAGCACTGACAAAGCAGATACAAATGACACACTGAGGAGGCGGAACCTGCAGGGCTTAGAGTGA